In Pseudochaenichthys georgianus chromosome 6, fPseGeo1.2, whole genome shotgun sequence, a single window of DNA contains:
- the nr2f2 gene encoding COUP transcription factor 2 isoform X2, giving the protein MAMVVWRGSQDDVADTQGTLSSQTQGGLSLPTPQPGQLNLSSQVAPPTTQIPVQGPPNNTQSTPTNQTTEKQQPQHIECVVCGDKSSGKHYGQFTCEGCKSFFKRSVRRNLTYTCRANRNCPIDQHHRNQCQYCRLKKCLKVGMRREAVQRGRVPPTQPHHGQFALTNGDPLHCHSYLSGYISLLLRAEPYPTSRYGSQCMQPNNIMGIENICELAARMLFSAVEWARNIPFFPDLQITDQVALLRLTWSELFVLNAAQCSMPLHVAPLLAAAGLHASPMSADRVVAFMDHIRIFQEQVEKLKALHVDSAEYSCLKAIVLFTTDACGLSDVAHVESLQEKSQCALEEYVRSQYPNQPTRFGKLLLRLPSLRTVSSSVIEQLFFVRLVGKTPIETLIRDMLLSGSSFNWPYMSIQ; this is encoded by the exons ATGGCAATGGTAGTGTGGAGAGGCTCCCAGGACGATGTGGCTGACACCCAAGGCACCCTTTCCTCGCAAACCCAAGGAGGACTATCCCTTCCCACCCCTCAACCAGGCCAGTTAAATCTGTCCTCTCAGGTCGCCCCTCCGACCACTCAGATTCCGGTCCAAGGACCCCCGAACAACACACAGTCCACGCCGACGAACCAGACGACGGAGAAGCAGCAGCCACAGCACATcgagtgtgtggtgtgtggggaTAAATCCAGTGGCAAACACTATGGCCAGTTTACTTGCGAGGGGTGCAAAAGCTTCTTCAAACGGAGCGTAAGACGGAACCTCACTTACACATGCCGTGCCAACAGGAATTGTCCAATCGACCAACACCACCGCAATCAGTGCCAGTACTGCCGCCTCAAAAAATGCCTGAAAGTCGGCATGAGACGGGAAG CGGTGCAAAGGGGACGGGTGCCACCCACACAGCCTCACCACGGTCAGTTCGCCTTGACAAATGGAGACCCACTGCACTGCCATTCCTACTTATCCGGATATATCTCTCTTCTGTTGAGAGCGGAGCCCTACCCGACGTCCCGGTATGGCAGTCAGTGCATGCAGCCCAACAACATCATGGGCATCGAGAACATTTGTGAACTAGCAGCCAGGATGCTCTTCAGCGCCGTGGAGTGGGCCAGGAATATTCCCTTCTTTCCAGACCTTCAGATCACAGACCAGGTGGCTCTGCTGAGGCTGACGTGGAGTGAGTTATTTGTGCTGAACGCCGCGCAGTGCTCCATGCCCCTGCATGTGGCTCCTCTCCTGGCGGCGGCTGGCCTTCACGCCTCCCCCATGTCTGCGGACAGAGTGGTGGCCTTTATGGACCACATTAGGATCTTCCAGGAACAAGTGGAGAAGCTCAAAGCTTTGCACGTTGACTCTGCTGAATATAGTTGCTTAAAGGCAATTGTGCTCTTCACCACAG ATGCTTGTGGCCTCTCAGATGTGGCCCATGTGGAAAGTTTGCAGGAGAAGTCCCAGTGCGCCCTGGAGGAATATGTCCGGAGCCAGTACCCCAACCAGCCCACACGGTTTGGGAAGTTGTTACTCCGCTTGCCTTCCCTCCGCACAGTCTCTTCCTCGGTCATAGAACAATTATTTTTCGTCCGATTGGTAGGTAAAACCCCAATTGAAACTCTCATCAGGGATATGTTGCTTTCGGGGAGCAGTTTTAACTGGCCTTACATGTCAATTCAGTAA
- the nr2f2 gene encoding COUP transcription factor 2 isoform X1 has protein sequence MAMVVWRGSQDDVADTQGTLSSQTQGGLSLPTPQPGQLNLSSQVAPPTTQIPVQGPPNNTQSTPTNQTTEKQQPQHIECVVCGDKSSGKHYGQFTCEGCKSFFKRSVRRNLTYTCRANRNCPIDQHHRNQCQYCRLKKCLKVGMRREVSLFTAAVQRGRVPPTQPHHGQFALTNGDPLHCHSYLSGYISLLLRAEPYPTSRYGSQCMQPNNIMGIENICELAARMLFSAVEWARNIPFFPDLQITDQVALLRLTWSELFVLNAAQCSMPLHVAPLLAAAGLHASPMSADRVVAFMDHIRIFQEQVEKLKALHVDSAEYSCLKAIVLFTTDACGLSDVAHVESLQEKSQCALEEYVRSQYPNQPTRFGKLLLRLPSLRTVSSSVIEQLFFVRLVGKTPIETLIRDMLLSGSSFNWPYMSIQ, from the exons ATGGCAATGGTAGTGTGGAGAGGCTCCCAGGACGATGTGGCTGACACCCAAGGCACCCTTTCCTCGCAAACCCAAGGAGGACTATCCCTTCCCACCCCTCAACCAGGCCAGTTAAATCTGTCCTCTCAGGTCGCCCCTCCGACCACTCAGATTCCGGTCCAAGGACCCCCGAACAACACACAGTCCACGCCGACGAACCAGACGACGGAGAAGCAGCAGCCACAGCACATcgagtgtgtggtgtgtggggaTAAATCCAGTGGCAAACACTATGGCCAGTTTACTTGCGAGGGGTGCAAAAGCTTCTTCAAACGGAGCGTAAGACGGAACCTCACTTACACATGCCGTGCCAACAGGAATTGTCCAATCGACCAACACCACCGCAATCAGTGCCAGTACTGCCGCCTCAAAAAATGCCTGAAAGTCGGCATGAGACGGGAAG TTTCTCTTTTTACTGCAGCGGTGCAAAGGGGACGGGTGCCACCCACACAGCCTCACCACGGTCAGTTCGCCTTGACAAATGGAGACCCACTGCACTGCCATTCCTACTTATCCGGATATATCTCTCTTCTGTTGAGAGCGGAGCCCTACCCGACGTCCCGGTATGGCAGTCAGTGCATGCAGCCCAACAACATCATGGGCATCGAGAACATTTGTGAACTAGCAGCCAGGATGCTCTTCAGCGCCGTGGAGTGGGCCAGGAATATTCCCTTCTTTCCAGACCTTCAGATCACAGACCAGGTGGCTCTGCTGAGGCTGACGTGGAGTGAGTTATTTGTGCTGAACGCCGCGCAGTGCTCCATGCCCCTGCATGTGGCTCCTCTCCTGGCGGCGGCTGGCCTTCACGCCTCCCCCATGTCTGCGGACAGAGTGGTGGCCTTTATGGACCACATTAGGATCTTCCAGGAACAAGTGGAGAAGCTCAAAGCTTTGCACGTTGACTCTGCTGAATATAGTTGCTTAAAGGCAATTGTGCTCTTCACCACAG ATGCTTGTGGCCTCTCAGATGTGGCCCATGTGGAAAGTTTGCAGGAGAAGTCCCAGTGCGCCCTGGAGGAATATGTCCGGAGCCAGTACCCCAACCAGCCCACACGGTTTGGGAAGTTGTTACTCCGCTTGCCTTCCCTCCGCACAGTCTCTTCCTCGGTCATAGAACAATTATTTTTCGTCCGATTGGTAGGTAAAACCCCAATTGAAACTCTCATCAGGGATATGTTGCTTTCGGGGAGCAGTTTTAACTGGCCTTACATGTCAATTCAGTAA